AGGGGAAGGCATATCGTTTTGGTCTTTTTTATATCCAAATTCAGAAATGAGGCATTCGTATGGATTATCGCAAGTTGGGACAAGAGATAACGGAATTGGTTGGGAAGAAGGATAATATCGCTCGGCTTACGCACTGCGCAACCCGACTTCGGTTCGAACTGCACGACATCTCCAAAGCGGAGACAGAAAAACTTAAAGCACTTCCAGGTGTCATTACCGTTGTGAATAATGGCGGGCAATATCAGGTCGTTGTGGGCAATGAGGTGCAGCAGGTCTACCGTGTTATTACTCAACAGATAGGTTCGGCAACCCGAAGTACGGACTCCAAATCGGTTTCTGGCAAAAATAACGGACCAAAGCAAAAACAGAGCTGGATCTCCAGATTCATCAGCGTGATCTCAACAACATTTACTCCGGTAATTCCGGCAATCATTGGCGCCGGTATGATCAAAGCAATATTAGCCGTACTTGTGCTGACAGGCCTCGTAACGACGGAAAGCCAAAACTACTATATCCTTAATACCATTGCGGACGCGGCTTTTTATTTCATGCCAATTCTGCTGGCTTATGGAGCTTCCATTAAATTTGAAACTAGCCCCATTCTGGCGATGACAGTTGCGGGCGTGTTATTACATCCGGGATGGAGCGCCCTGATGGCGGAAGGAAAAGACGTGTTTTTCATCGGTGTGCCAGTTCGACTAACCGATTACGCGGGCTCCGTGCTGCCAATTATTATCGTCGTTTGGCTCATGTCCTATATTGAACGTTTCGCGGATCGGGTATCGCCCTCGATGATCAAATTTTTCACGAAACCAATGATTGTACTATTGATTACAGCACCACTTGCATTGGTGGCGATTGGGCCTTTCGGAACGTACCTGAATGATCTGGTTGCGATGGGTGCAGAAGCGATTAATGCCAGAGCCAGTTGGCTGATTCCTTTGTTAATGGGAACTTTACAACCATTCCTGATCGTAACAGGTACCGCATGGGCCATGACACCGATTGCAACCAGCCAACTGACCAAAAATGGATATGAAATGATCAATGGTCCAGGAATGCTCGCGTCCAATATTGCTCAAGGTGGGGCCACCCTTGCTGTAGCATTGAAAACAAAAAACAAAAAACTGAAACAGCTCGCTGCTTCATCCGGTTTCACCGCTGTGCTGGGCATCACGGAACCATCCTTGTACGGTGTAACGCTGAAACTGAAGAAACCCTTAATTGCCGCAATGATTGGTGGTGGTGTAGCAGGGATATACGCTGGTCTGACAGGATTAGTACGTTATGCCTTCGTGTCTCCAGGGCTTGCCGCGTTACCTGCATTCATTGGCAGCAATCCGATGAACATCGTTCATGCCATTGTGACTTGTCTGATCGCTTTTATCGTTACCTTTGCTCTGACATGGATCATTGGTTTTGAAGATCCAGTGGACGATGAAGAAGAAGACAATTCCAACGTTAACGATGACAAGACGCTTTCCGGGCAGCCTGTTCAAGACAACAACCCAAACACACAGTCTTCTACAATAACAAAT
This Paenibacillus xylanexedens DNA region includes the following protein-coding sequences:
- a CDS encoding beta-glucoside-specific PTS transporter subunit IIABC, which encodes MDYRKLGQEITELVGKKDNIARLTHCATRLRFELHDISKAETEKLKALPGVITVVNNGGQYQVVVGNEVQQVYRVITQQIGSATRSTDSKSVSGKNNGPKQKQSWISRFISVISTTFTPVIPAIIGAGMIKAILAVLVLTGLVTTESQNYYILNTIADAAFYFMPILLAYGASIKFETSPILAMTVAGVLLHPGWSALMAEGKDVFFIGVPVRLTDYAGSVLPIIIVVWLMSYIERFADRVSPSMIKFFTKPMIVLLITAPLALVAIGPFGTYLNDLVAMGAEAINARASWLIPLLMGTLQPFLIVTGTAWAMTPIATSQLTKNGYEMINGPGMLASNIAQGGATLAVALKTKNKKLKQLAASSGFTAVLGITEPSLYGVTLKLKKPLIAAMIGGGVAGIYAGLTGLVRYAFVSPGLAALPAFIGSNPMNIVHAIVTCLIAFIVTFALTWIIGFEDPVDDEEEDNSNVNDDKTLSGQPVQDNNPNTQSSTITNANVPSQNELRPLTIASPMQGELVHLDRVPDDVFSLGLLGKGAAIIPAKGELYAPIAGEVTAFMDSKHAVKLNGYDGEEVLIHIGVDTVNLKGRHFNSSIKVGDRVQRGDLLIRFDIDAIKAEGYEVITPIIIANSDRFPDIKLEKQSPVEVGATIIHLS